The genomic window GAAGATGAAGTCTCACTGCATCACCTGCAGAGCCAAGGACTGGGTCACCTGCGTGTGCCAAGGGCTCAGGATGGCTTATAGGCAGTGTTCTGATGCCCACATCCGAGGGGAGGGCACTGCCACAAGCAGGGTGGACAGCCACAAGCCCAGACTCACTCAGCATCCCCAGTTCCAAGCCAAGTCCTCGGGCGAGGGCCGCCGAGTGGGTCCTCACGGGCAGCCCTCAGAGTCACACCTTTCCACGTCCTGACAATCCTGCAGGAAGCACGAGTTGACTCCGGGCTGGCCACTAATAACGGCTCCAGCGCTGTTAACTCCCCCTCCACATCTCCCCTCATCCCAGAAAGCTCAAGtggatgaggggccagagagacagcgcaGCGGGGTATGACTTTAataataatgggggctggagtgatagcacagcggggagggcgtttgccttgcacgcagccgaccgggggtcaattcccagcatcccatatggtcccctgagcaccgctaggggtaattcctgagtgcagagccaggagtaacccctgtgcatcaccgggtgtgaactaaaaagcacaaaaaataaaataaaataaaataaaaataatggggctggagatatagcacagcaggtagggcgtttgccttgcacatggctgacccacccaggttcaattcccagcatccaatatggtcccctgagcactgtcaggagtaattcctgagtgcagaggcaggagtaacccctgagcattgccgggtgtgacccaaaaagcaaataataataataacaacaacaacaataataataataacaataatgttttaaaaacccAGAGTGggtgaaaatgtttatttttttcccaggaTGCGGTCCGCAGCTGCTCACACCAAGTTCTGTGCAATGGCGAGCACCTTGGAGAACTCGCCCTCCCGGCGGCGGAGGATGGTGGGGATGGGCGTCTTAATGCGGGTCCCCACAGGGTTCCCGTTGTCCTCAATGAGGACCACGTTGTTGGAGTCGAACCTGGGGGTCATGCGGGGGCCGGGCATGCGGTGCCCCACAATGAGCGCCTTCTTCTTCTGGCCCTTGATGGCCAGCAGGATGCGGTCGCCCACCTTGCCCACGCCGCTCTTGTTGTACACGTGGATGCAGCGCGGCGGGCGGTGGTAGGGGGTGTTGCCCAGGGCGCTGTTGTCCACCACGCGGACCCGGGTCATCTTCTGAATGGCGCCGAGGCTACCCGTGGTGCtggtgggagagaggagaagacTGAGGGTCTGGCtcttgggggcagggaagggcggCAGCGGGGAGGAACAGGCTtgggccggggcggggaggcagcAACGCAAAGAACAGGGCAGGAGCCGGGGACCTTGACTGCAGGTCAAGATGACGGAGACTCAGCTCTGCCCGGGACGGTGTCCCCCGAAGGCCCAAAGGAAGAGCAGACGCCCCACAGGTGTGacgccctgggttcaacccccaaccacccctccccctgccctgcaaaAATATGATCCAGGTGGGACCAGAATgatattataggggctggagcaatagcacagcaggttgggcgtttgccttgcatgaggccaacctgggttcgattcccagcattgcatatggtcccctgagcatcgccaggagtaattcctgagtgcagagccaggagtaacccctgtgcatctgtgcattgccgggtgtgacccaaaaagcaaaaaaaaaaaaaaaaaggaatgatatTATAGTGATcaagggcgcttgctttgcatgcagctggctcgggtttgatcccccgaatttcatatggtcccacaaaacaccaccaggagtgactcctgagtgcaaccCAGAAatccatcccccccccaaaaaaaaatctctatttggATAGAACCCAAACCTATTCCAAGGAAACACAGAGCAGCTGGGCCTGTCCCCAAGACTCTGAGGATTAAGGCGCAGAGTATAGACCACGGCCTGGCCTctgccttcccacccccaccccagaactcCCTGATTCCCAAAAGCTCTCGGCAGCGGCTGCCAGGAACTGTTGAGGGGAGCGAGTAGGTTTAAGGGGAGTCCTTGGATGCAGCGAGGCACAAGCGAGGCAGAGCCGAGGGAACCATTTTTGTTGGACTGCATTCTTCCCCactagaaagaattttttttaaagtagatatTGAagacatgaaaggcaaatacatATTCAGAAGCAGTGCACTGACCGATCTCTGAAGCCCGTACCTTAAACACAGGTGTGCGGGCCCGAGCCAGAGCATcggccttgcacaccgccaacctgggCTCGAGCCCTGGCTCCCCGTAATGCGTGTGTGCCCGTGTCCgtcacgccccccacccccatcccagcccccccaagcaccgcctggagtaattcctgaatgcagacccagaagcaactcctgagcactgccaggtgtgacccgagaaaaatttaaaataaatgcaattaaaatgcAGGTAGATACTCTCCGGGGAAACGCTGGCCAGCAGCACCTCTCTCCTTCCGTCGGCTACTCTGGGCAACGTTCCTGACTCTCCCTCTGCCAACTCCTGAACTCTCTCGCCAGTCCCACATCTCTCCTACACTCTACTTCTGTCTTGTCCCACGGGCCCTACGGGGCGCTCCAGCTCAGGGGTACCCCAACAAGCCTCACTTCCCCCCTGCTGTCTTCCCGGCAGACAACGGCTTCCCCAGGAAACCGGCCTGTGAACCATCCACCTCACCCCACCATCATTCGCCGGCTGCCCGCCCGGGCAACTCcggcccttccctctgccccaaCTGGCGCTCATTAATCTGGCGGCTCGCCCGCTCGCTGGTGCACACCGCAACTGTCATCTTCGTGTTCTCCGTGGCTCCCCAGTGCCCCTCGCTCCACTGCCTGAAAGCACCCCAGAATGTAAAACGGGGCCTCTCCCCTTAGAGCTATCCCATGCTTCTCTGCCGTCCCCTGGGTCAGCACCCGGCCCTGTTCCGCCTGCCCCCTGCACTGCACCACCTGCCGCTTGCACTGGGACTCGGGGCTCCCCCGGCACACGTGGAGGCCCAGACCGTGTGCCTCCAACCCCCTCGGGGAAGGCTGCCGCCGCCTCCACCAGCAGCCCCGGTCTCGGAGCCTTCCCCAGTGCCGTACAATCCTCTATTatcatccctgtcacatgttcGGAGAGTTCTTTGTTCCCGAGCTCGCTCCCGTGGCCGACTGTGAGAACTCTTTCAGGGCAGGAAGCAATTCGTATTCCTCTCTCTGGGAGCAACCCTGAGGTCCCAGGCTCCGTGGGCACGGACGGGGCCAGGAGGAGCGTTTGCCAACAGGGACACTGGCCCAGCAGCGAGAGAGGAGGGGAAGCCACACTTCCCCATGCCTGAGCGTCTGGTAGGAAGCATGGAATTTCTATCTCTcaatctatctatttatttatttattttttggtttggggccacacccggagatgctgaggggttactcctggctctacactcaggaattactcctggtggtgcttagaggaccatatgggatgccagggatcaaaaccaggttggctgcgttcaaggcaaacgccctccctgccgtactatcactccagccctagaagcATGGAACTTAAAAAAACAACACGAAaggttcctttcttctttttctttttttcaagtttttgggCCGCTCccggtggtgcgcaggggaccgcgtgtggtgccaggaatcaagccaggCCTGGCTGTGCGCAAGGTAAATACGTCAACGCCCGTCCTCTCAAGTCCACAGCGAGGACGGGGCAGCGTCGCCTCCCCACCTCGTAGGAGCAAGGGCACTTTCCCGAACCCCCGCCCTCGCTCGCCTGCCTCAGCTCAAGCTCACTCAGCTCCTCTCCCCACCATTCTGACTTTCCATCCCTGGtttagtcccccgagcacccagccctggcaggagaCTTACTCACCAGCGTTAAGagccaatgtgtgtgtgtgtgggggggggcagggcggggagagggggcgcagagtgacagcacagctggcagggcttttgccttgcacacggccgacccaggtttgaccccccgcatcccatctggtcccctaagaaGTGACAGGAGTGACttcgaagtgcagagccaggagtaacctctgagcatcgccgggtgtggctcacCACCCAGCCCGCTAACCCCCCAAAAACACctcagtgtggggggggggagtgggggagggaatgCATACATGGCTCCGTGGCAAAGTGCATGGGGAAAGTTACCTGAAACCTCGCAGGCCGAGGGCTCTGCTGACATG from Sorex araneus isolate mSorAra2 chromosome 4, mSorAra2.pri, whole genome shotgun sequence includes these protein-coding regions:
- the MRPL14 gene encoding 39S ribosomal protein L14, mitochondrial, which produces MACVAGLWGPCTHVSRALGLRGFSTTGSLGAIQKMTRVRVVDNSALGNTPYHRPPRCIHVYNKSGVGKVGDRILLAIKGQKKKALIVGHRMPGPRMTPRFDSNNVVLIEDNGNPVGTRIKTPIPTILRRREGEFSKVLAIAQNLV